One window from the genome of Podospora pseudocomata strain CBS 415.72m chromosome 1 map unlocalized CBS415.72m_1.2, whole genome shotgun sequence encodes:
- the TIM44 gene encoding protein translocase subunit (COG:U; BUSCO:EOG09262ESR; EggNog:ENOG503NVA0), which yields MSAVGFNNSTSLRACLGPSSFTAAATAAVIMNASRQIQRLSPAAPLRVSGLRNITSNNTVVPAQIRLLSSQTSHIQNGLRRPSTPPSLQQQPLLRSTFLPSSLRLDTSPPSHSRSFHASSRSLQSENAKERKVPVEEKEKEPESKEEGKEETKEEAKEKKEEGEGEESEGKKEEKGKKGDAPPPPPHGDKTPWQVFLDTMQSEFKQSKEWNESTKALSAGATEFIESEKVRKAREAYEATTGAVTNTAATVVKTTAGAIGKGAQWTWETRAMKGVRKGANITGEVLDKATKPIRETEAYKNVKDVIDDGSSSRYGGWIEKEERRKRKEALEKLRPQTEIHEEDPNAGTNVTLHKDAAWKEAWRDFRDSNKMMQSVFGLKSVYQESENPLISTARSITDRVAGFFAENETAMVIKKVRTMDPAFQMETFLQELREYILPEVLDAYVKGDVETLKLWLSEAQYSVYEALTKQYLQNGLKSDGRILDIRGVDVLKARMLDPGEIPVFVITCRTQEVHVYRNAKTGKLAAGMEDKVSLVTYAIGITRIPEDVNNPETRGWRLIEMQKSGREWI from the exons ATGTCGGCTGTCGGCTTCAATAATTCCACTTCTCTTCGCGCCTGTCTAGGGCCGTCCTCtttcacagcagcagcaacagccgcagTAATCATGAACGCCTCCCGGCAGATCCAGAGGCTGTCGCCCGCCGCTCCATTGCGAGTATCGGGCCTCcgcaacatcaccagcaatAATACTGTTGTGCCAGCACAGATTCGCCTTCTCTCCAGCCAGACCTCCCACATCCAGAACGGGCTTCGGCGGCCATCTACCCCTCCTTcgctccagcaacaacccctcctccgatCGACCTTCCTCCCAAGTTCGCTCAGATTAgacacatcaccaccatcacacagCCGCTCGTTCCACGCCTCTTCCAGATCACTTCAGTCCGAGAACGCCAAGGAACGTAAAGTACCAgtagaagagaaggagaaggagccagagtccaaggaggagggcaaggaggagaccaaggaagaggccaaggagaagaaagaagagggtgagggcgaggagtcagagggcaagaaggaggagaagggaaagaagggcgatgcgccacctcccccaccacatGGCGATAAGACTCCATGGCAGGTGTTCCTGGACACGATGCAGAGCGAATTCAAGCAGTCGAAGGAGTGGAATGAGTCAACCAAGGCCCTGTCCGCTGGCGCCACCGAGTTTATCGAGAGCGAAAAGGTCCGCAAGGCCCGTGAGGCTTACGAGGCCACGACCGGTGCCGTCACCAACACTGCCGCGACCGTTGTCAAGACCACTGCTGGTGCCATCGGCAAGGGTGCTCAGTGGACCTGGGAGACCCGTGCCATGAAGGGTGTGAGAAAGGGTGCCAACATTACGGGTGAGGTGCTCGACAAGGCCACCAAGCCAATTCGTGAGACCGAGGCGTACAAGAATGTCAAGGATGTGATCGACGACGGAAGCAGTTCGAGATATGGTGGGTGgatcgagaaggaggagcgCAGGAAGCGGAAAGAGGCTCTAGAGAAGCTCAGGCCACAGACTGAGATCCATGAGGAGGACCCCAA CGCCGGAACCAACGTCACTCTCCACAAGGACGCCGCCTGGAAGGAAGCCTGGCGCGACTTCCGCGACTCCAACAAGATGATGCAGAGCGTCTTCGGCCTGAAATCAGTCTACCAAGAGTCCGAGaaccccctcatctccaccgcccgcAGCATTACCGACCGCGTCGCCGGCTTCTTCGCCGAGAACGAGACGGCCATGGTCATCAAGAAGGTCCGCACCATGGACCCGGCCTTCCAGATGGAGACCTTCCTCCAGGAACTTCGAGAGTACATCCTCCCCGAAGTCCTCGACGCCTACGTCAAGGGTGACGTCGAGACGCTCAAGCTCTGGCTCTCGGAGGCGCAGTACTCTGTGTACGAGGCCCTGACGAAGCAGTACCTCCAAAACGGCCTCAAGTCTGACGGCCGCATCCTCGATATACGAGGTGTGGACGTCCTCAAGGCGCGCATGCTCGACCCTGGCGAGATCCCGGTTTTTGTTATTACTTGCCGGACGCAGGAGGTGCATGTGTACCGCAACGCCAAGACGGGCAAGCTCGCGGCAGGCATGGAGGACAAGGTCTCGCTCGTGACGTATGCCATTGGTATCACGAGGATACCTGAGGATGTCAACAACCCAGAGACtagagggtggaggttgatTGAGATGCAAAAGAGCGGGAGGGAGTGGATTTAA
- a CDS encoding uncharacterized protein (BUSCO:EOG092654QZ; EggNog:ENOG503P6ZR; COG:J) has protein sequence MSRFSTPRLMAQGMLRTLTKPRHPAPSAPQCARLFSQSPIVRADNPSSPASQSDAMMTLTRNFMENVADPSKANSSSGDLTQDFNLDPLEEDTELEPYHFHIYSHKHNTHVTLTKPNRDALISLSCGNLGFKHAGRKHNDSAYQLGAYVIDKMNQKGLTKKIHKLEVILRGFGSGREAVVKVLMGNEGKGLRDKIVKVSDSTRIKFGGTRSKKPRRLG, from the coding sequence ATGAGTCGGTTCTCGACGCCCCGCCTCATGGCACAGGGCATGCTTCGGACCTTGACCAAACCTCGACACCCAGCTCCCAGCGCGCCGCAATGTGCTCGCCTCTTCTCCCAGTCGCCCATTGTACGGGCTGATAacccttcttccccagcaTCACAGTCGGACGCCATGATGACCCTTACGAGGAACTTCATGGAGAACGTTGCCGATCCCTCCAaagccaacagcagcagcggagACTTGACACAGGATTTCAATCTGGATcctttggaggaggataccGAGCTGGAGCCATATCACTTCCACATTTACTCGCACAAGCACAACACACACGTCACTCTCACAAAGCCCAACCGGGACGCCCTCATCTCGCTATCTTGCGGCAACCTCGGTTTCAAGCATGCCGGACGCAAGCACAACGATTCGGCGTACCAGCTGGGAGCATATGTGATCGACAAGATGAACCAGAAGGGtttgacgaagaagattCACAAGTTGGAGGTTATCCTGCGCGGTTTCGGGTCCGGGAGAGAGGCGGTCGTCAAGGTCCTGATGGGCAACGAAGgcaaggggttgagggataAGATTGTCAAGGTGTCGGATTCGACAAGAATCAAGTTCGGTGGTACCAGAAGCAAAAAACCAAGGAGATTGGGTTAA
- the BCS1 gene encoding Complex III assembly protein translocase and chaperone (COG:O; EggNog:ENOG503NVKH), with protein MPAPNSQMPPAAGLPFPPSPQSAQSPPPYSPSAPPSTSPSTAAAPSFLPLDQLFTNPVFAGGLGLASLGAAAAFGRRALIQGTALLRRQLLVNIEISKRDPSYSWVLAWLAQPRDNSGFIAQRLTRLRSLSVTTTTKSLSKVAGEEGNGRTHADFRVQPGFGHHIVRHKPGVYIAVNREKASTATTATGEPHETLTLTLLWMHRHVLAEVFTQAHELAQSFQQGKTVVYTARNMQWTVLGKPRLKRPLGSVILDEGVKESLVADVKEFMAAQEWYTERGVPYRRGYLLYGPPGTGKTSFIQALAGELDYSVAMINLSEMGMTDDLLAQLLTQLPEKSILLLEDVDAALVNRRQRDPDGYSGRSVTASGLLNALDGLAAGEDRIAFLTTNHIDKLDPALIRPGRVDMMVRIGEASRYQAGQMWDRYYGDVDADHKGRERFLERLDGLGLFGGDQKDPAVPKRHTSTAAIQGLFQFHKGDMEGAIKMAEHLIPRTYEPEPPTVEGSIKSPA; from the coding sequence ATGCCGGCGCCCAATTCCCAAATGCCGCCCGCGGCGGGCCTGCCGTTCCCGCCATCACCGCAGTCAgcacaatcaccaccaccatatAGCCCCTCAGCCCCGCCATCAACGAGCCCCTCCACCGCGGCggccccctccttcctccccctcgaccagctcttcaccaaccccgtctTCGCCGGCGGTCTCGGCCTCGCCTCCCTAGGCGCAGCCGCCGCCTTTGGCCGCCGCGCCCTGATCCAAGGCACCGCCCTCCTgcgccgccagctcctcgtcaacatcgAGATCTCCAAGCGCGACCCCTCCTACTCCTGGGTCCTGGCCTGGCTGGCCCAACCAAGAGACAACTCGGGCTTCATCGCCCAGCGCCTCACCCGGCTCCGGTCACTGTCtgtaacaacaacaaccaaatccctctccaaagtcgccggcgaagaaggcAACGGCCGCACCCACGCCGATTTCCGCGTCCAGCCAGGGTTCGGGCACCACATCGTCCGCCACAAGCCAGGGGTGTACATCGCCGTCAACCGCGAGAAagcctccaccgccaccaccgcgaCGGGCGAGCCCCACGAGACGTTGACGCTTACCCTCCTCTGGATGCACCGCCATGTCCTGGCCGAGGTCTTCACCCAGGCTCACGAGCTGGCGCAGTCTTTCCAGCAGGGCAAGACAGTTGTCTACACGGCCCGCAACATGCAGTGGACCGTGCTTGGGAAGCCAAGACTCAAACGCCCTCTCGGGAGCGTCATTCTCGACGAGGGGGTGAAGGAAAGCTTGGTGGCGGATGTGAAGGAGTTTATGGCTGCTCAGGAGTGGTACACGGAGCGGGGTGTCCCCTATCGGCGCGGATATCTGCTTTATGGCCCGCCGGGGACGGGAAAGACGAGTTTTATCCAGGCGCTGGCGGGAGAGCTGGATTACTCGGTTGCCATGATTAATTTGTCCGAGATGGGCATGACGGATGATTTGCTGGCGCAGCTGTTGACGCAGTTGCCCGAGAAGAGtatcttgttgttggaggatgtggatgctGCGTTGGTGAATAGGCGGCAGAGGGATCCGGATGGGTATTCTGGGAGGAGTGTTACTGCTTCTGGGTTGTTGAACGCTCTGGACGGCTTGGCGGCGGGCGAGGATAGGATAGCGTTTTTAACGACGAACCACATTGACAAGCTTGATCCGGCGCTGATCAGACCGGGGAGAGTGgacatgatggtgaggattgGGGAGGCGTCGCGGTATCAGGCCGGTCAAATGTGGGACAGGTACTATGGGGATGTTGACGCTGACCACAAGGGCAGGGAAAGGTTCTTGGAGAgattggatgggttggggctGTTTGGTGGCGACCAGAAAGATCCTGCTGTTCCTAAAAGACACACGTCTACGGCGGCCATTCAGGGATTGTTCCAGTTCCACAAGGGGGACATGGAAGGGGCGATCAAGATGGCTGAGCACTTGATCCCGAGGACATATGAGCCTGAGCCTCCTACTGTGGAGGGGTCGATTAAATCTCCTGCCTGA
- a CDS encoding uncharacterized protein (EggNog:ENOG503Q6UP; COG:S), which produces MPSQPTKSGIVTDEASGERHIPESVRADGSTRKAIKIRPGYRPPEDIEVYKNPAAESFRTRGKGPPPGSEGLKDEPKPAASASANKNAKRREAARNKAQAAEAAGASAKAPEKAPEKAPEPVVEELDSEVEKAKKVRNLKKKLRQVKSLQEKQEEGAALLPEQLAKVLKINELIRELDALGFDSEGEPKNKEADPTKDKTADD; this is translated from the exons atgccatcccaacccaccaaatCCGGTATCGTGACCGACGAGGCCAGCGGCGAGCGCCACATCCCCGAGTCTGTCCGTGCCGATGGTAGCACAAGAAAAGCAATCAAGATCCGCCCCGGCTACCGCCCTCCcgaggatatcgaagtcTACAAGAACCCCGCCGCCGAGAGCTTTCGCACGCGCGGCAAGGGCCCCCCTCCCGGCTCGGAAGGCCTGAAGGACGAACCAAAGCCTGCTGCGTCCGCCTCTGCGAATAAGAACGCTAAGCGACGTGAGGCGGCCCGCAACAAGGCTCAAGCTGCGGAGGCTGCCGGTGCTTCGGCGAAGGCCCCCGAGAAGGCCCCCGAGAAG GCCCCCGAGCCTGTAGTGGAAGAGCTCGACtccgaggtggagaaggcgaagaaggttcgcaacctcaagaagaagctcagGCAGGTGAAGAGTCTTCaagagaagcaggaggaaggtgcTGCTCTCTTGCCTGAGCAATTGGCGAAGGTCCTCAAAATTAACGAGCTTATTCGCGAGCTTGATGCTTTGGGTTTTGACTCTGAAGGAGagcccaagaacaaggaggcCGATCccaccaaggacaagaccGCCGACGACTGA
- the QCR9 gene encoding Cytochrome b-c1 complex subunit 9, mitochondrial (EggNog:ENOG503P6WI; COG:S), which produces MVRAAPVPREMNNSVLTIAIFRNNATMLGAVFAGAFAFNMGYDTVMNKVWDHHNRGRQWKDIRHKYAESEDDE; this is translated from the exons ATGGTGAGAGCTGCCCCCGTACCAAGAGAAATGAACAACTCAGTGCTGACCAT CGCCATCTTCCGCAACAACGCCACCATGCTTGGTGCCGTCTTTGCCGGTGCCTTTGCATTCAACAT GGGCTACGACACTGTCATGAACAAGGTCTGGGACCACCACAACCGGGGG CGCCAATGGAAGGACATCCGCCACAAGTACGCCGAGTCTGAGGACGACGAGTAA